In Brevibacillus brevis, a genomic segment contains:
- the nikE gene encoding nickel import ATP-binding protein NikE, whose amino-acid sequence MLLQVKGVTHAYGKTGLFHRSGRSEPVLSNVSLTIEQGMCLGLLGTSGAGKSTLGKVILGLMRPRQGQVIFQGKDLYKADSSTRKELRRDLQVVFQDCYSAVNPRMSAEQIIGEPLDNYEKLTISEQKRRIGELLEMVGLTPADMRKYPRQFSGGQLQRINIARAIALKPKLIVLDESVSSLDMVNQMHILRLFGELKSVFGLSYLFITHDIKAAYTISDRVAVMEKGEVVEMCHDKDGIFASSHPAVKSLISSILPEHPRHRAFSCNRVQTQTAER is encoded by the coding sequence ATGTTACTTCAGGTAAAAGGAGTAACCCATGCCTATGGGAAGACAGGGCTGTTTCATCGATCAGGCAGGAGCGAACCGGTTCTTTCAAACGTTTCTCTGACGATCGAACAAGGAATGTGTTTGGGACTCCTGGGAACGAGCGGTGCCGGGAAAAGTACACTGGGCAAAGTGATCTTAGGATTGATGAGGCCCCGGCAAGGACAGGTTATTTTTCAAGGAAAAGATCTGTATAAAGCGGATTCCAGTACCCGCAAAGAACTCCGCCGGGATCTTCAAGTGGTTTTCCAGGATTGTTACTCAGCAGTAAATCCACGAATGTCCGCTGAACAGATCATCGGAGAACCGTTGGATAACTATGAGAAGTTGACGATAAGCGAGCAAAAGCGACGAATTGGGGAACTGCTTGAAATGGTGGGATTGACTCCTGCGGATATGCGGAAATACCCTCGCCAATTTAGCGGTGGACAGTTACAGAGAATCAATATTGCTCGGGCCATTGCTTTGAAGCCGAAATTGATCGTGCTGGATGAATCCGTAAGCAGCTTGGACATGGTGAATCAAATGCACATCCTGCGCTTGTTTGGCGAATTGAAGTCGGTATTTGGCCTTTCGTACCTCTTTATTACTCATGATATAAAAGCGGCCTACACTATCTCTGATCGGGTAGCGGTAATGGAAAAGGGGGAAGTCGTCGAGATGTGCCACGATAAAGATGGGATTTTTGCCTCTTCTCATCCTGCTGTGAAAAGCCTGATTTCGTCCATTCTTCCCGAGCACCCTCGTCACCGTGCCTTTTCATGCAATCGTGTTCAAACGCAAACGGCTGAGAGATAG
- a CDS encoding carbon monoxide dehydrogenase subunit G translates to MKLEHTYTFDIPRDIVWKLIQDEEVLRKSIPGCKSFSRMEEGIYRAEMGISVGPVKGLFTGQVQQVDQQQPASYRLLVHGKGLPGEIDAVADMQLDEVEQGTLLTCKTDVQVTGVLASVGQRVMGGVAKMIVGQFFKAADKEMKLLAASHSE, encoded by the coding sequence GTGAAGCTGGAGCATACATACACCTTCGACATACCAAGAGACATCGTTTGGAAGCTGATTCAGGATGAAGAGGTCCTGAGGAAGTCCATTCCAGGATGTAAATCGTTTTCACGGATGGAGGAGGGGATTTACCGAGCGGAGATGGGCATCAGCGTTGGCCCGGTAAAAGGCTTGTTTACCGGCCAGGTACAACAAGTGGACCAACAGCAGCCGGCCTCCTACCGTCTGCTCGTTCACGGCAAAGGACTGCCGGGGGAAATTGACGCGGTGGCTGATATGCAGCTGGACGAAGTGGAACAAGGGACCTTGCTGACGTGCAAAACAGACGTGCAAGTAACGGGCGTCCTCGCATCGGTGGGACAGCGGGTGATGGGGGGCGTTGCCAAAATGATCGTGGGCCAATTTTTCAAAGCGGCAGACAAGGAAATGAAGCTGCTGGCAGCATCGCATTCCGAATGA
- the nikC gene encoding nickel ABC transporter permease subunit NikC, whose translation MIARIGTILKSQKTIAICSIILIMFAGIAVFAPWISPHDPIKVNLAMKLKPPSSEYLLGTDHLGRDVFSRLLHATRISLGFAFLIFSSAIGIGLIVGTIAGYKGGWVDAVLMRFCEGIMAFPNLVLVLGVVGIFGPGLIQVVLALMMVQWVYYARMFRSMVVSLMEQNFITAARISGSSPWKIIRQHLIPNVLPPILVMGTLEMGWAIMDISALSFLGLGIQPPTPEWGSMIHEGKNFIRSHPELMIYPGLMILFVVIAFNLLGEALSERFGVKRRF comes from the coding sequence GTGATCGCGAGAATAGGGACCATCCTCAAGAGTCAGAAAACCATTGCCATCTGCTCTATCATATTGATCATGTTTGCCGGTATTGCCGTGTTTGCCCCCTGGATTTCCCCTCACGATCCAATCAAAGTCAATCTGGCGATGAAATTGAAGCCTCCTTCATCCGAGTATCTGCTGGGGACCGACCATTTGGGACGTGACGTTTTCTCTCGACTATTGCATGCTACCCGAATATCGCTAGGGTTTGCCTTCCTGATTTTTTCTTCGGCAATCGGAATCGGCTTAATCGTTGGTACCATCGCGGGATATAAAGGCGGCTGGGTGGATGCCGTACTGATGCGGTTCTGCGAAGGGATCATGGCTTTTCCGAATCTCGTGCTTGTTTTGGGGGTTGTGGGGATATTCGGCCCCGGGCTGATTCAGGTAGTTCTCGCTTTGATGATGGTACAATGGGTATACTACGCTCGCATGTTCCGCAGCATGGTTGTCAGCTTGATGGAGCAAAATTTTATAACTGCCGCCAGAATCAGCGGCTCTTCCCCATGGAAGATCATCAGGCAGCACTTGATTCCCAATGTGCTGCCACCGATTCTCGTGATGGGAACATTGGAAATGGGATGGGCGATCATGGACATCTCTGCGCTGTCTTTCTTGGGACTGGGCATTCAGCCGCCCACTCCCGAATGGGGGAGCATGATCCACGAAGGAAAAAACTTTATCCGAAGCCACCCCGAATTAATGATTTATCCGGGATTGATGATCTTGTTTGTCGTCATTGCTTTCAATCTGTTAGGAGAAGCTTTATCGGAGCGGTTTGGAGTCAAACGTCGTTTTTGA
- the nikD gene encoding nickel import ATP-binding protein NikD has product MNEKADKVLQVSGLCVKGKGEQGTFSLIQDVEFDLKRGQVLGLVGESGCGKTVTCHSIMQLLDRQNTIVEGSIQLNGRELNGIGAEEMRRIRGKEMALIMQNPMNAFTPVYTIGNQFIETIRIHTSLTKKEARELAVLSMTDMNLPEPCKLMKMYPFQLSGGMLQRVMIAISMCLRPSVVIADEPTTALDVTNQKQVLKQLDRLRSECGTSILLISHDLGVISELADEVAIMRHGRIVEKGNVFHLFDHPEHSYTKELLNHRPAFPLRQYNDR; this is encoded by the coding sequence ATGAACGAAAAAGCAGATAAGGTACTGCAGGTCAGCGGGCTGTGCGTAAAGGGAAAAGGGGAGCAAGGGACGTTCTCCTTGATTCAGGATGTTGAGTTTGACTTGAAGCGTGGTCAAGTGCTAGGTCTTGTAGGGGAGAGCGGCTGCGGGAAAACGGTGACCTGTCACTCCATCATGCAGCTGCTGGATCGCCAAAATACCATAGTAGAAGGCAGCATTCAATTGAATGGTCGAGAGCTGAACGGCATCGGAGCGGAGGAAATGAGGCGGATACGCGGCAAGGAAATGGCTTTGATCATGCAAAATCCGATGAATGCCTTTACACCGGTCTATACGATCGGTAACCAATTCATAGAAACGATTCGCATCCATACTTCGCTGACTAAAAAGGAAGCCCGCGAGTTGGCGGTTCTTTCGATGACGGATATGAACCTGCCGGAGCCATGCAAATTGATGAAAATGTATCCCTTCCAGTTGAGCGGCGGGATGCTGCAGCGAGTAATGATCGCGATTTCCATGTGCCTGCGGCCATCCGTTGTCATTGCAGATGAACCTACTACCGCGTTGGATGTAACCAATCAGAAACAGGTGCTGAAACAGCTTGACCGGCTTCGCTCGGAATGCGGTACGTCGATCCTGTTGATTTCCCATGATCTGGGTGTCATTTCTGAATTGGCTGACGAGGTCGCCATCATGCGACATGGACGTATTGTGGAAAAAGGGAATGTCTTTCACCTGTTTGACCACCCCGAGCATTCGTATACGAAAGAATTGCTGAATCACAGACCTGCGTTCCCTTTGAGGCAGTACAATGATCGTTAA
- a CDS encoding 2Fe-2S iron-sulfur cluster-binding protein, with protein sequence MVTVTKHISVTVNGALRQAEVEPRLLLAHFLRDVLDLTGTHIGCDTSQCGACTVMVNGEAVKSCTMLAVQADGAAVTTVEGLGQMDAMHPIQQGFWEKHGLQCGFCTPGVMMAMVGLLKENPDPSEEEIRDGLEGVICRCTGYQFIVSAVQHAAKLIREAEETKQAMANAGEGR encoded by the coding sequence ATGGTGACGGTCACCAAACACATTTCGGTAACGGTAAATGGCGCCCTGCGGCAAGCGGAGGTGGAGCCGCGTCTGCTTTTGGCCCACTTTCTGCGAGACGTGCTTGATCTGACGGGCACTCACATCGGCTGCGACACCAGCCAATGCGGAGCCTGTACAGTCATGGTCAACGGCGAAGCGGTCAAATCCTGCACGATGCTCGCAGTGCAGGCCGACGGGGCTGCGGTCACCACGGTGGAAGGACTTGGCCAGATGGATGCGATGCATCCGATCCAGCAGGGATTCTGGGAGAAGCATGGCCTGCAGTGCGGCTTTTGCACGCCCGGCGTCATGATGGCGATGGTCGGATTGCTCAAAGAGAACCCCGATCCGTCCGAGGAAGAGATCCGCGACGGACTGGAAGGGGTTATTTGCCGGTGCACCGGCTACCAATTTATCGTCAGCGCGGTGCAGCACGCGGCGAAGCTGATCCGAGAGGCCGAGGAGACGAAGCAAGCGATGGCCAATGCAGGGGAGGGACGTTAA